The proteins below come from a single Perca flavescens isolate YP-PL-M2 chromosome 8, PFLA_1.0, whole genome shotgun sequence genomic window:
- the reln gene encoding reelin isoform X2 yields MPERQFGGTQFVCSVVASHVSHQPSTSFSFVWIAPPPGTGCVNFLATATHRGQIIFKDALAQQLCEQGAPTESPLRPSLLELHGKHAVLRDDFDSNLQGELDSSIWSECSNCEVGEQCGVLMHGRAVTFCEPFGERELTTVPLNTSTASVLQFALGSGSCRFSYSDPSITVSYSLTGNANTSDDWITLEKIRAPTNSSTVVHLLPLPHHSRADSVRLRWSQEAPQGPEGYESCWGMDNVLLVNAAHRAPLMEDNLDPPNTANWLFFPGATVKHACQSEGNALYFHGSEGVGYSFASTRDIDLHREEGRSYWEEDFESPPSNWDIEGAVYGTQCGEIESGSALVFEKEGRRKVCTPYLDTTSYGNLRFYFTMGGGDCDPGESHENDVILFGRSEGKRERVVLDTLPYSSYRTSAVISVALPTDLQTPVTQFCLEQRSHGGANRHVWAVDFMQLLPVLPGTHTHVAQFSINLGCGSYQPANSVSLEFSTNHGRSWSLLHTECLPELCAGPHLPHSTIYSSDNYSGWTRISIPLPNAALTETTRFRWKQSGTGLGNMWAIDNVYLGPACLRFCSGRGHCSRTGCKCDPGFSGPACELASQTFPAFLSEGFSSPRLSSYHSFSSLRGAEVSFGCGVLASGKALVFNRDSRRHLVTAPLDSSQARYLQFTLRLGSRSTLSSCPAPDQPGEGVLLHYSSDNGITWTLLQHYAYQGFHEPRIVSVELPAGARKFGVQFRWWQSYHSGRGHDVWALDEISMTSVLFNTISLDFSNVLDVTQSLGFYLGHVQPYCQHDWTLSFSGEPSPGFSIRYVETQSMQIGASYSLQFSLVMGCGREPSPHIDTQVRLEFSTNHGLTWHLVKEACLPGMPSCSEFTAPSVYHPSEFKDWRRITLSLPQKTWSSATRFRWIQNYYGEQDEWALDDIYIGQQCPNMCHGHGWCDHGHCRCDDGFSGTDCQPSSPLSSSVLSDFESQDALLATWKEVIGGEVVTPDMGCGVVSSGSSLYFSKAGLRQLVSWDLDTEWAEFVQFYLRVGGDWAECNQADSREEGVLLQYSNDGGISWGLIAEMYFTDFTKPRFVHYELPLASKTPSTRFRWWQPLHSGEGYDQWAIDDVIILSEREKHIIPMANPTLPQNFYEKPAFDYPLNQMSVWLMLGNEGMERESNNSFCAPTPSAMVFGRSDGDRVAVTRDLALRPGYTLQFKLNIGCESEFSASAPVMLQYSHDAGRTWALVREGCYPGTPGAGVCEGSGRELREPTVYNTGDYEQWTRVTVVIPRNVAASKTRFRWFQESSMYRDAPAFSLDGVYISEPCPNHCGGHGDCISGVCFCDMGYTVEQDSCVPSVASPTELTEGFEGKLSPLWQSLSGGQIGGGCGIIGDGKALYFSSPGRREARTVPLDTTNTRLVQFYIRIGSKSLGPTCTRPRSRNEGVIVQFSTNNGVQWQFVRELEFSSFLEPQVVTIELPPAAKTPYTVFRWWQPQQGKHSAQWSLDDVFIGMNDSSRTGFHDKFDGTTPLRHNWYRIQGGEVTVDCLSLDTALTFNSEAIDKKPRYAESWDFEVSGSSFLQFELSMGCSKSTSFSHGVRLEYSTDCGHHWSLITPECVPPAIGCAGYTQSSIYTSTQYKHWRRITVYLPSAANSPRTRFRWIQTHFTPGAEGWALDNLLLAPGCPWMCSGHGLCDNGRCVCDKGYGGAHCVPLSPLPSVLREDFNENLQQETWPEVYGAERGTLSGEPLKSGTALIFKGDGLRMIVSRDLDCTNTLYIQFSFKFITKGVPERSHSVLLQYSVNGGISWLMLDEFYFPASTDTLFLHLPLPASAQTNATRFRLWQPYNSGKKEEVWVIDDLIIDGSSLHNPPVVIDSFEDGPNESNWLFFPGGNTGLYCPYQKTGLEEDESAMVFVSSELGEHSITTRDIDVNENTIIQFEINVGCTAESSSAHPVRLEFSRDFGATWHLLVPLCAGGSQPSSLCSTELHPASIYFPGTTQGWRREVIHFGKLRLCGSVRFRWYQGFFSTGSAPPTWALDNIYIGPQCQDMCNGHGTCVGGSHCECDPDYSGSDCSVPDTPNPDFLKEDFEGGAVDAERFRLLSGGKPSRKCGIMSSGNHLFFSEDGLRMLVTNDMDLANARFVQFFLRLGCGKAAPDPRSQPVLLQFSVDGGLTWGLLQEFLFSNSSNQARLVALEIPLRARTPSTRLRWWQPSENGHFYSPWVIDQVVVGGSASGWGPLEDDFSSIDGRSWLLHPGGTRMPVCGSDGPAFAFIEKSNTRYAVTTDISLGQDAFIQFDFSASCSVTNSCYSVELEYSLDLGLTWQPVVRDCLPTSPDCSSYTLQRLLVSDTFNKWGRVTLPIPLYARSPATRFRWFQQAPFDKQQTWALDNLYIGDGCPDMCSGHGRCQQSSCVCDPEWGGEYCDEPVVPLPYQLKDSFSRAPSLSHWHILTGGKLSTVCGAVASGAALHFSGSCSRQLVTVDLNLTNAEFIQFYFMYGCMIPPTNRNQGVLLEYSLNGGINWHLLTEIFYDLYTKPGFVNVLLPPAARQEGVRVRWWQPQHEGADHSDWALDNVLIAGSDPRAQISDTFGGVALPNHERAPADGTAGRVGQLSEQEETPIVSDHWLFSEDCSVQRFCSSPDGVMVCGNADGREVYAVTHDIIPDKGWVMQFKIAVGCSVPERHADRQIHVQYSMDFGVTWKYLVPQCLPADPRCGGQVSQPSVFFVAEGWKRAVYPLPDSLADTAVRFRFFQQHSDIQWGVENFYIGPACGGHCGGHGDCLDQRCLCDPGFTGPNCYASTALKASLKERFDREGAAGSQWQVLEGGRPCTDCGVLVEGTALYFGGADARQAVTADLDLRGAKFVEYWARIGSEDNMTMCHRPTCRKEGVLLDYSTDGGVSWTLLHEMDYLKYVSVRRDYIILPEGALTNATRLRWWQPFTISSGLATPSLERAQWAIDNILVGGSDINPPTLLDTFDDEGVSHEESWSFYPNAVRTAGFCGNPSFHLYWPNKNQDKTHNILATRELIVQPGYILQFKIVVGCEADTCEDHHSVLLQYRKDARSDSWQLVQSECLPSSVNNVGCSPFQFHESTIYSPVNSSTWTRVTVQLPDHVSSGATQFRWIQKEGTGERQSWGVDHVYIGEACPGLCSGHGYCTSGVVCICDEGHHGDDCSLLSSDLPSSIKDNFESGSVSQESWQLIQGGGVGSGCGQLSPHAHGDSLYYNGCKMRQAVTKPLDLTRASKIMFVLQIGSMAQTDSCNIALDQADTVDRAVLLQYSVNNGVSWHVIAQHQPKDFIKAQRVSYNIPLEARVKGVMLRWWQPRHDGAGHDQWALDHVEVVLTRKQNYMMNFARQTGARHYYSRKRRALQQRA; encoded by the exons cTCCAACCGAGTCCCCATTGAGACCTAGTCTTT tggAGCTCCATGGCAAACATGCTGTGCTGCGTGACGACTTCGACTCCAACCTCCAGGGAGAGCTGGACTCGAGCATCTG gtCTGAGTGCAGTAACTGTGAGGTGGGAGAGCAGTGTGGTGTACTGATGCATGGCAGAGCGGTCACTTTCTGTGAGCCCTTTGGAGAACGCGAGCTG ACCACTGTACCTCTCAACACTAGCACAGCCTCAGTCCTGCAGTTTGCCCTGG GCTCAGGCTCCTGTCGGTTCAGTTACTCAGACCCCAGCATCACTGTGTCATACAGCCTAACTGGTAACGCCAACACCTCAGATGACTGGATCACACTGGAGAAGATCag AGCCCCTACCAACAGCAGCACTGTCGTACACCTGCTTCCCCTGCCACATCACTCCAGGGCTGATAGCGTTCGTCTCCGCTGGTCTCAGGAGGCTCCCCAAGGCCCCGAAGGCTATGAATCTTGCTGGGGGATGGACAATGTGCTGCTGGTCAATGCCGCCCACAGAGCCCCCCTCATGGAGGACAACTTGGACCCTCCAAACACTGCCAACTGGCTCTTCTTCCCTGGAGCTACTGTCAAG CATGCCTGTCAGTCCGAGGGCAATGCCCTCTATTTCCATGGTAGTGAGGGAGTTGGATACAGCTTTGCCTCCACCAGAGACATTGACCTGCATCGTGAGGAGGGAAGGAGCTACTGGGAGGAAGACTTTGAAAGCCCACCCTCGAA ctGGGACATAGAGGGAGCTGTCTACGGGACCCAGTGTGGAGAGATTGAATCGGGCTCAGCTCTAGTGTTTGAGAAAGAGGGCCGGAGGAAAGTGTGCACCCCCTACCTCGACACCACGTCTTATGGAAACCTTCGCTTCTACTTTACCATGG GTGGTGGCGACTGTGATCCAGGAGAGTCTCATGAGAACGACGTGATTCTGTTTGGAAGGTCTGAAGGCAAGAGGGAACGTGTGGTGCTCGACACTCTTCCTTACTCTTCTTACAGG ACTTCTGCGGTGATATCGGTGGCGCTGCCCACTGATCTACAAACACCAGTCACCCAGTTCTGCCTCGAGCAGCGGTCACATGGTGGTGCCAACCGCCATGTATGGGCTGTGGACTTTATGCAGCTGCTCCCTGTGCTGCCTGGCACCCACACACATGTTGCTCAGTTCTCCATCAACCTTGGCTGTGGCTCCTACCAGCCTGCCAACAG cgTGAGTCTGGAGTTTTCCACCAACCACGGTCGCTCCTGGTCTCTGCTCCACACTGAGTGTCTGCCAGAGCTCTGTGCTGGACCCCATCTACCTCACAGCACCATCTACTCCTCTGACAATTACAGCGG GTGGACGAGAATCTCCATCCCTCTGCCCAATGCTGCCCTGACAGAGACAACACGGTTCCGCTGGAAACAGTCCGGCACTGGACTGGGCAACATGTGGGCCATAGACAATG TGTATCTTGGTCCAGCCTGCCTTCGTTTCTGCTCTGGGAGAGGACATTGTTCTCGCACAGGCTGCAA ATGTGACCCAGGCTTTAGTGGTCCAGCCTGTGAGCTTGCCTCCCAGACCTTCCCAGCGTTCCTGTCAGAGGGTTTCTCCAGCCCACGCCTCTCTTCCTACCACAGCTTCTCCTCACTTCGTGGGGCTGAGGTCAGCTTTGGCTGTGGGGTGCTGGCCAGTGGCAAGGCCTTGGTTTTCAACAGAGACAGCAGGAGACACTTGGTTACCGCCCCACTTGACAGTTCCCAGGCCAG GTACCTACAGTTTACGCTTCGCCTTGGCAGCCGCAGCACCCTGAGCTCATGTCCTGCCCCAGACCAGCCGGGAGAGGGCGTCCTGCTGCATTACTCCTCAGACAACGGTATCACCTGGACGCTGCTGCAGCACTACGCTTACCAAGGCTTCCATGAGCCAAG GATTGTGTCAGTTGAACTCCCGGCCGGTGCTCGGAAGTTTGGCGTCCAGTTCCGCTGGTGGCAGTCATACCATTCAGGTCGTGGTCACGATGTGTGGGCCCTGGATGAAATCAGCATGACCTCTGTGCTGTTTAACACCATAAGTCTGGACTTCAGCAATGTGCTGGACGTCACTCAGAGTCTTGGTTTCTATCTTGGCCATGTACAGCCCTACTGCCAGCATGACTGGACCCTCAG TTTCTCTGGTGAGCCCAGCCCTGGCTTCAGTATTCGTTATGTGGAAACTCAGTCAATGCAGATCGGAGCTTCCTACAGTCTACAGTTCTCACTGGTCATGGGCTGTGGCCGCGAGCCCTCCCCTCACATTGACACTCAGGTCCGCCTGGAGTTTTCCACCAATCACGGCCTCACCTGGCACTTGGTCAAAGAG GCCTGTCTGCCTGGCATGCCAAGCTGCTCGGAGTTTACAGCTCCCAGTGTCTACCACCCATCAGAGTTCAAAGACTGGAGACGCATCACTTTGTCTTTGCCTCAGAAGACATG GTCCAGTGCCACACGGTTCCGCTGGATCCAGAACTACTATGGAGAGCAGGACGAGTGGGCCCTGGATGACATTTACATCGGCCAGCAGTGTCCTAACATGTGCCATGGACATGGCTGGTGTGACCATGGACACTGCAG GTGTGACGATGGTTTCTCTGGAACAGACTGCCagccctcctcccccctctcctccagTGTACTCTCTGACTTTGAGTCCCAGGATGCACTGCTGGCCACATGGAAGGAAGTGATTGGTGGAGAGGTGGTGACCCCTGACATGGGCTGTGGGGTGGTCTCATCTGGATCGTCGCTGTACTTCAGCAAg gcTGGGCTGAGGCAGCTGGTGAGCTGGGACCTGGACACTGAATGGGCAGAGTTTGTGCAGTTCTACCTTCGGGTGGGTGGAGACTGGGCGGAGTGTAACCAGGCAGACAGCAGGGAGGAAGGAGTGCTGTTGCAGTACAGCAATGACGGAGGCATCAGCTGGGGCCTGATCGCTGAGATGTACTTCACTGACTTCACCAAGCCTCG CTTTGTCCACTATGAGCTTCCCTTGGCCTCGAAGACACCCTCCACAAGGTTTCGTTGGTGGCAGCCTCTTCACTCTGGGGAGGGTTATGACCAGTGGGCAATCGATGATGTCATAATTTTGTCAGAGAGGGAGAAGCACATCATTCCTATGGCTAATCCAACTCTACCACAG AACTTTTACGAGAAGCCAGCATTCGACTACCCTCTGAACCAGATGAGTGTGTGGCTGATGCTGGGTAATGAAGGCATGGAGAGGGAAAGCAACAACAGTTTCTGTGCCCCAACACCCTCTGCCATGGTGTTTGGGCGATCCGACGGGGACAGGGTGGCCGTCACCAGGGACCTGGCCCTACGCCCTGGCTACACCCTTCAGTTTAAG CTGAACATAGGCTGTGAATCAGAGTTCAGCGCGTCTGCCCCAGTCATGCTGCAGTACTCTCATGATGCCGGTCGTACCTGGGCCCTGGTGAGAGAGGGCTGTTACCCAGGAACCCCAGGGGCAGGTGTCTGTGAGGGCAGTGGCCGTGAGCTTAGAGAGCCCACTGTCTACAACACTGGAGACTATGAACAGTGGACCAGGGTCACTGTGGTCATTCCACGCAATGTTGCAGCCAG TAAAACTAGGTTTCGTTGGTTCCAGGAGAGCAGCATGTACAGAGATGCCCCAGCTTTCTCCTTGGATGGGGTTTACATCTCTGAGCCTTGTCCAAACCACTGTGGGGGACATGGAGATTGCATCTCTGGAGTCTGCTTCTGTGATATGGGATACACAG TGGAGCAGGATAGTTGTGTCCCATCTGTAGCCAGTCCCACAGAGCTGACTGAGGGATTTGAGGGGAAGCTGAGCCCACTCTGGCAGAGCCTAAGTGGGGGACAAATTGGAGGCGGCTGTGGCATCATCGGTGACGGCAAAGCTCTTTACTTCAGTAGCCCTGGGAGGAGAGAAGCGCGCACAGTGCCTCTAGACACCACCAACACACG GTTGGTCCAATTCTACATCCGAATTGGCAGCAAGAGTTTGGGGCCCACTTGCACCAGGCCTCGCTCCCGAAACGAAG GCGTCATTGTCCAGTTCTCTACCAACAATGGTGTCCAGTGGCAGTTTGTGAGGGAGCTGGAATTTAGTTCCTTCCTCGAGCCCCAAGTGGTGACCATCGAGCTGCCACCTGCAGCCAAAACCCCCTACACAGTATTTCGGTGGTGGCAGCCACAGCAAG GGAAACACTCTGCCCAGTGGTCTTTGGATGATGTCTTCATTGGTATGAACGATAGCTCCAGAACAGGTTTCCATGACAAGTTCGACGGCACAACGCCTCTGAGGCACAACTGGTACCGCATTCAGGGTGGGGAGGTGACTGTGGACTGTTTGTCTCTGGACACAGCGCTTACCTTCAACTCCGAGGCCATAGATA AGAAGCCAAGATATGCAGAGAGCTGGGACTTCGAGGTGTCAGGTTCGTCATTCCTGCAATTCGAGTTGAGTATGGGCTGTAGTAAGTCCACCTCCTTCTCCCATGGTGTGCGACTGGAGTACTCCACAGACTGCGGTCATCACTGGTCTCTCATCACCCCAGAGTGTGTGCCCCCAGCCATTGGCTGCGCTGGTTATACTCAAAGTTCCATCTATACCTCGACCCAGTACAAACACTGGAGAAGGATCACAGTCTACCTGCCCAGTGCTGCTaa TTCCCCCAGAACTCGTTTCCGTTGGATCCAAACCCACTTCACCCCAGGGGCAGAAGGATGGGCTCTAGATAACCTGTTACTGGCCCCTGGTTGCCCCTGGATGTGCTCTGGACATGGTCTGTGTGACAATGGACGCTGTGT GTGTGACAAGGGTTATGGAGGTGCACACTGTGTGCCTTTGTCCCCCCTGCCATCTGTACTGAGAGAGGACTTTAATGAGAACCTGCAGCAGGAGACATGGCCTGAGGTGTACGGAGCAGAGAGGGGAACTCTGAGCGGAGAGCCTCTTAAATCTGGCACTGCCCTTATCTTCAAAGGG gaTGGTCTGCGAATGATAGTGTCACGGGATCTGGACTGCACCAACACTCTCTACATCCAGTTCTCCTTCAAATTCATCACTAAAG GTGTCCCGGAGCGCTCCCATTCAGTGCTGCTGCAGTACTCTGTGAACGGAGGAATCAGCTGGCTGATGCTGGATGAGTTTTACTTCCCAGCTTCCACTGACACTCTGTTCCTCCACCTGCCGCTGCCAGCCAGCGCCCAGACCAATGCCACCCGCTTTAGACTTTGGCAACCTTACAACAGCG GTAAGAAGGAGGAAGTGTGGGTAATAGATGATCTCATCATTGATGGCAGCTCCTTACACAACCCACCGGTGGTGATAGACAGCTTTGAGGACGGCCCCAATGAATCCAACTGGCTGTTCTTCCCCGGGGGAAACACTGGCCTCTACTGCCCCTACCAGAAGACTGGACT GGAGGAGGATGAGTCAGCCATGGTCTTTGTCTCCAGTGAGCTTGGAGAGCACTCCATTACCACCAGGGACATTGACGTAAATGAGAACACTATCATCCAGTTTGAG ATTAATGTGGGCTGCACAGCTGAGAGTTCCTCCGCCCACCCAGTGCGTCTTGAGTTCTCACGGGACTTTGGTGCCACGTGGCACCTTTTGGTACCCCTGTGTGCCGGTGGGTCCCAGCCCTCGTCACTGTGCTCCACAGAGCTCCACCCTGCCAGTATCTATTTCCCTGGTACAACTCAGGGCTGGAGGAGGGAGGTCATTCACTTTGGCAAGCTTCGCCTCTGTGG GTCAGTGAGGTTCCGTTGGTATCAGGGTTTCTTTTCAACTGGTTCTGCTCCTCCAACATGGGCATTAGACAACATCTACATTGGCCCACAGTGTCAGGACATGTGTAATGGTCACGGGACCTGTGTGGGTGGCAGCCACTGTGAGTGTGACCCCGATTACTCTGGATCTGACTGTTCTGTGCCTGACACCCCCAACCCTGACTTCCTCAAAGAGGACTTTGAAG GGGGAGCTGTGGATGCTGAGCGTTTCAGACTACTGAGCGGTGGTAAACCATCCAGGAAGTGTGGTATCATGTCGAGTGGGAACCACCTGTTCTTCAGCGAGGACGGCCTGCGAATGTTGGTCACCAATGACATGGACCTGGCAAATGCCAG GTTTGTTCAGTTCTTCTTACGTCTTGGATGTGGTAAGGCAGCTCCAGATCCTCGATCCCAGCCAGTTTTGCTGCAGTTCTCTGTGGACGGAGGTCTTACCTGGGGCCTCTTGCAGGAATTTCTCTTTAGCAACAGCAGTAATCAGGCTCGCCTGGTGGCCCTGGAGATCCCTCTGCGTGCCCGCACACCTTCCACTCGCCTCCGCTGGTGGCAGCCCTCTGAGAACGGACATTTTTACAGTCCATGGGTCATTGACCAG GTGGTAGTTGGTGGCAGTGCCAGTGGCTGGGGACCTTTAGAGGATGATTTCTCTTCAATCGATGGGCGGTCATGGCTCCTCCACCCTGGAGGAACCCGAATGCCTGTTTGTGGCTCTGATGGGCCTGCTTTCGCATTTATAGAGAAGTCCAACACTCGCTATGCTGTAACCACTGACATCAGTTTGGGTCAAGACGCTTTCATCCAGTTTGACTTTTCTGCTTCCTGCTCTGTCACCAACTCGTGCTACT CCGTAGAGTTGGAGTATTCTCTAGATCTGGGTCTGACCTGGCAGCCTGTGGTCAGAGACTGTCTGCCTACAAGCCCTGACTGCTCTTCCTACACCCTGCAGAGGCTGCTGGTTTCTGACACTTTTAACAAGTGGGGCCGTGTTACCCTGCCTATCCCATTATATGCCAG GTCTCCAGCCACAAGGTTCCGTTGGTTCCAGCAGGCTCCCTTTGACAAGCAGCAGACCTGGGCTCTGGATAACCTCTACATTGGAGATGGCTGCCCAGATATGTGCTCTGGACACGGACGTTGCCAACAGAGCTCCTGTGT GTGTGACCCAGAGTGGGGTGGAGAGTACTGCGATGAGCCTGTGGTTCCTCTGCCCTACCAGCTGAAGGACAGCTTCAGTCGAGCTCCCTCGCTCAGCCACTGGCACATACTCACCGGTGGGAAACTCAGCACTGTGTGTGGAGCTGTGGCTTCTGGAGCTGCTCTGCACTTCAGTGGG AGTTGCAGCCGTCAGCTGGTGACAGTGGACCTGAACCTGACCAACGCTGAGTTCATCCAGTTCTACTTCATGTACGGCTGCATGATCCCACCTACTAACCGCAACCAGGGTGTGCTTCTGGAGTACAGTTTGAATGGAGGTATCAACTGGCATCTACTGACAGAGATCTTCTATGATCTGTACACCAAGCCTGG GTTTGTGAATGTGCTGCTGCCCCCTGCTGCCCGTCAGGAGGGAGTGCGTGTGCGCTGGTGGCAGCCACAACATGAGGGAGCAGACCACAGTGATTGGGCTCTGGATAACGTCCTCATCGCAGGCTCAGATCCACGAGCACAGATATCTGACACATTTGGAGGCGTGGCACTGCCCAACCATGAGAGAGCTCCTGCTGATGGGACCGCAGGAAGAGTAGGGCAGCTGAGCGAGCAGGAGGAAACACCCATTG TGAGCGATCATTGGCTGTTCTCAGAGGACTGCTCAGTGCAGCGCTTCTGCAGCTCTCCTGATGGAGTGATGGTGTGTGGCAATGCTGATGGGAGAGAGGTGTATGCTGTCACACATGATATTATTCCTGACAAGGGCTGGGTCATGCAGTTCAAG atTGCAGTAGGCTGCAGTGTGCCAGAGCGTCATGCAGACCGGCAAATTCATGTTCAGTATTCAATGGACTTTGGAGTGACCTGGAAGTACCTGGTGCCGCAGTGCCTGCCTGCTGACCCCCGCTGTGGAGGTCAGGTCTCCCAGCCGTCAGTCTTCTTCGTTGCTGAAGGCTGGAAGAGGGCGGTCTATCCTCTGCCTGACAGCCTGGCTGACAC AGCGGTGCGGTTCCGTTTTTTCCAGCAGCACTCAGACATTCAGTGGGGTGTGGAGAACTTTTACATCGGGCCAGCGTGTGGCGGCCACTGTGGGGGACATGGAGATTGTCTGGATCAGCGCTGTCTCTGTGACCCAGGATTCACAGGACCAAACTGCTATGCCAGCACTGCTCTAAAG gCATCGCTGAAGGAGCGTTTTGACCGGGAGGGGGCAGCAGGCTCTCAGTGGCAGGTGCTAGAAGGCGGTAGGCCCTGTACAGACTGTGGCGTGTTGGTAGAGGGGACGGCCCTGTACTTTGGAGGGGCTGATGCCAGACAGGCTGTCACTGCAGACCTCGACCTCCGCGGAGCAAA GTTTGTTGAGTACTGGGCCAGGATTGGAAGTGAAGATAACATGACCATGTGCCACCGTCCAACTTGTCGTAAAGAGGGAGTGCTGCTGGACTACTCTACTGATGGAG GTGTGTCCTGGACACTGCTGCATGAGATGGACTACCTGAAGTATGTGTCAGTGAGGAGAGATTACATCATCCTCCCAGAGGGAGCTCTGACCAATGCTACTCGTCTGCGCTGGTGGCAACCATTCACTATTTCTTCTGGCCTCGCCACCCCCAGTCTGGAGAGAGCCCAGTGGGCCATAGACAACATCTTGGTGGGGGGGTCCGACATCAACCCACCCACTCTGCTTGACACCTTTGATGATG AGGGTGTTTCGCATGAGGAAAGCTGGAGTTTTTATCCAAATGCTGTGCGCACAGCTGGCTTCTGTGGAAACCCCTCCTTCCACCTGTACTGGCCAAACAAGAACCAGGACAAGACACACAACATCCTGGCCACACGGGAACTCATAGTGCAGCCTGGATATATTCTACAGTTTAAG ATTGTTGTTGGTTGTGAGGCAGACACTTGTGAAGACCATCATTCTGTCCTGCTGCAGTACAGGAAGGATGCAAG GTCTGACTCATGGCAGCTGGTACAGTCAGAATGCCTCCCCTCATCAGTCAACAACGTGGGCTGCTCTCCCTTTCAGTTCCACGAGTCCACAATCTACAGTCCAGTTAACAGCTCAACATGGACCAGGGTCACTGTCCAGCTGCCAGACCACGTCTCCTCAGG GGCTACCCAGTTCCGCTGGATTCAAAAGGAGGGCACAGGAGAGCGGCAGAGCTGGGGAGTGGACCATGTTTACATCGGCGAGGCCTGCCCGGGGCTCTGCAGCGGCCATGGCTACTGTACAAGTGGAGTGGTCTGCATCTGTGATGAGGGACACCATG GTGACGACTGCTCCCTACTAAGCAGTGACCTGCCCAGCTCCATCAAGGATAACTTTGAGTCAGGCAGTGTGTCTCAGGAGAGCTGGCAGTTGATCCAGGGTGGTGGAGTGGGCAGTGGCTGTGGGCAGCTCTCACCGCATGCCCACGGAGACTCACTCTACTACAATGGCTGTAAAATGAGGCAGGCAGTTACCAAACCGCTGGACCTCACTAGAGCTAG TAAGATCATGTTTGTGCTGCAGATCGGCAGCAtggcacagacagacagctgtaaCATAGCTCTCGATCAGGCTGACACAGTTGACCGGGCTGTGCTGCTGCAATACAGCGTCAACAATGGAGTAAGCTGGCACGTAATCGCCCAGCACCAGCCCAAAGACTTCATAAAGGCCCAGAGAGTCTCCTACAATATTCCACT AGAGGCGAGGGTTAAAGGGGTGATGCTGCGATGGTGGCAGCCACGCCACGACGGTGCAGGACATGACCAGTGGGCGTTGGACCATGTGGAAGTAGTTCT CACTCGTAAACAAAACTACATGATGAACTTTGCCAGACAGACCGGCGCGCGTCACTACTACAGTCGCAAGAGGCGGGCACTGCAACAGCGTGCCTGA